A window of Desulfobacterales bacterium contains these coding sequences:
- a CDS encoding endonuclease/exonuclease/phosphatase family protein: MTIRQKISRRLIWAAIILGLCAGISAGATMAAAGTASRVVVAGYNVENLFDLKADSTEYPGYIPGGAAGWDQDMLDAKLSNLARVLHDLDADILALQEIESRRALRRLNQRLEKPYPHAVIADQKPTTVKCALLSRYPVKAADEIAVPKESVRNILKARIDIAGHDLIIFVNHWKSKSGPESERLPYARALADAIEALDPAADFVVVGDLNADYNEFQTFQKNPELNDTGGITGINHILNTVENNRLVTERQLNRQTGDGISLYNLWLELVPERRWSTQFFHQKNSPDHIIVSPGLYDAQGISYIDNSFDKFDPGYLFHGARIKRWQREDRGRGRHLGQGFSDHLPVFAWFAQKPFKYLRDGPYPEKTVPIDALYTSKTGRVNYHLRRCAVIYKHQGFAVVKQPDGRAILIYGAGDKLEPGRMYHLTVQRLKRYHGMLEITELSAVEPIEKQIDPEKLLLSPDDRSLADPGLVNEVVHRLQGVYQNGWLHYGNQRKIRLYAKDKALLPESGSRVILTNIRIGFHDHPELVLEQAGQLDLIK, translated from the coding sequence ATGACAATTCGGCAAAAAATAAGCCGCCGCCTGATTTGGGCCGCGATAATCCTCGGTTTATGCGCCGGGATATCTGCCGGCGCAACAATGGCCGCTGCCGGCACAGCCTCGCGGGTGGTGGTGGCCGGCTATAACGTGGAAAACCTGTTTGATTTGAAAGCGGATTCTACCGAATATCCGGGCTATATCCCGGGCGGGGCTGCCGGCTGGGATCAGGATATGCTGGATGCGAAGCTATCCAATCTGGCCCGGGTCCTCCATGATCTGGATGCGGATATTCTGGCGCTGCAGGAAATCGAGTCACGGCGGGCGCTCAGGCGGTTGAACCAGCGCCTGGAAAAACCGTATCCGCATGCCGTCATTGCGGATCAAAAGCCCACCACCGTAAAATGCGCCCTCCTGTCCAGATATCCCGTCAAGGCGGCGGATGAAATCGCCGTTCCCAAAGAATCCGTCAGAAATATCCTGAAAGCCCGGATCGACATCGCGGGACACGACCTTATTATTTTTGTTAATCACTGGAAATCCAAAAGTGGCCCCGAGAGTGAGCGGCTGCCCTATGCGCGGGCCCTGGCCGATGCCATCGAGGCCCTTGATCCGGCGGCCGATTTTGTCGTGGTCGGGGATTTAAACGCCGATTACAATGAGTTTCAAACTTTTCAAAAAAATCCGGAACTAAATGACACCGGCGGCATCACCGGCATCAATCATATCTTAAATACGGTCGAAAACAATCGTTTGGTCACCGAGCGGCAGCTGAACCGACAGACCGGTGACGGCATCTCGCTCTACAACCTATGGCTTGAGCTGGTTCCGGAAAGGCGGTGGTCCACGCAGTTTTTCCATCAGAAAAACAGCCCCGACCATATTATCGTCTCCCCCGGCCTCTATGATGCGCAGGGCATTTCCTATATTGACAACTCCTTTGATAAATTTGACCCGGGCTATCTTTTTCACGGCGCCCGAATCAAAAGGTGGCAGCGCGAAGATCGGGGCCGCGGCCGGCACCTGGGCCAGGGGTTTTCCGACCACCTCCCGGTTTTTGCCTGGTTTGCGCAGAAGCCGTTTAAATATCTCCGGGATGGGCCGTATCCGGAAAAGACCGTGCCCATTGACGCCCTGTACACATCCAAGACCGGCCGGGTGAATTATCACCTTCGCCGGTGCGCGGTGATTTACAAGCATCAAGGCTTTGCCGTGGTAAAGCAGCCTGACGGCCGGGCAATCCTTATATACGGGGCAGGGGATAAACTCGAACCCGGCCGGATGTATCATTTGACCGTTCAAAGATTGAAGCGCTATCATGGCATGCTTGAAATCACTGAGCTTTCTGCGGTAGAACCGATAGAGAAACAGATAGACCCGGAAAAATTGTTGCTCTCACCGGATGATCGCTCGCTTGCGGATCCGGGGTTGGTTAATGAGGTGGTTCACCGGCTGCAGGGCGTTTACCAAAATGGATGGCTGCACTACGGGAACCAGCGAAAAATTCGCCTGTACGCCAAAGATAAGGCCCTGTTGCCGGAGAGCGGATCACGGGTTATATTAACTAACATTCGAATCGGTTTTCATGACCATCCGGAGCTTGTCCTTGAACAGGCCGGCCAGCTCGATTTGATTAAATGA
- a CDS encoding response regulator produces MDKVLLADSNQETLEKIGKGFKDLHHFELLTATDGQTAMDVITKNKIAVFVTAVNLPKVHGVELIAFMTRKRPDTPCIVLVDADTPKPWFRDRIGHENVLYYMQKPFQFGNLASAIFVAQNLKDEGLSRKGITLRNFLPLMEMSRRTCRLDVTSGGQKKGYLYFDRGILLDAHYEHLSGEPAAREMIKWDRTSLSLSELPQEKAKSKKVIKSELMELADGLWGKPAQAGARAKPPEPKAQPANKRGAGSGETRLQTALNRYVNMLRTIKGYRGLAILSADGSVLASDTPAEPIDFKYFAGAFNQMLTTCHQATFQKGFDKCNGLTVHTTKGLILMMSSDVMKEGNFRFLVLMAQDGNAFFMQIQLAKLIPSILQAK; encoded by the coding sequence ATGGACAAAGTGCTTCTTGCAGACAGTAATCAGGAGACCCTGGAGAAGATCGGGAAAGGCTTTAAAGACCTGCATCATTTTGAGCTCCTGACCGCCACGGATGGCCAAACCGCCATGGATGTCATCACCAAGAATAAGATCGCGGTTTTTGTGACAGCCGTGAATCTGCCCAAGGTTCACGGTGTTGAACTGATTGCTTTCATGACCCGGAAGCGCCCGGATACGCCCTGTATCGTGCTGGTGGATGCGGACACCCCCAAACCGTGGTTTCGCGACCGCATCGGGCACGAAAATGTGCTCTATTACATGCAGAAACCGTTTCAATTCGGTAATCTGGCCTCCGCCATCTTTGTCGCCCAGAACTTAAAAGACGAGGGGTTGAGCCGTAAAGGCATCACCCTTCGCAACTTCCTGCCCCTGATGGAGATGTCCCGGCGGACCTGCCGGCTGGATGTGACCAGCGGCGGGCAGAAAAAGGGGTATTTGTATTTTGACCGCGGAATTCTTCTGGATGCGCACTATGAACATCTCTCCGGTGAACCGGCGGCCCGGGAAATGATCAAATGGGATCGGACCAGCCTTTCACTCTCAGAACTGCCCCAGGAGAAAGCCAAATCCAAAAAAGTCATTAAATCCGAGCTGATGGAACTCGCCGACGGCCTGTGGGGAAAACCCGCCCAGGCGGGAGCCCGCGCGAAACCGCCGGAGCCAAAAGCCCAACCCGCCAATAAGCGGGGCGCCGGCTCTGGTGAAACCCGGCTTCAGACGGCCCTGAACCGATACGTCAACATGCTGCGCACGATTAAAGGCTACCGGGGGCTTGCCATTTTAAGCGCGGATGGCTCTGTACTGGCCTCTGATACGCCTGCTGAACCCATCGACTTTAAGTATTTTGCCGGGGCCTTCAATCAAATGCTCACCACCTGCCACCAGGCCACATTTCAAAAAGGATTTGATAAATGCAACGGGCTGACCGTACATACCACCAAAGGGCTGATCCTGATGATGTCCTCTGATGTCATGAAAGAAGGCAATTTCCGCTTTCTGGTGTTAATGGCGCAGGACGGCAATGCCTTCTTCATGCAGATACAGCTCGCAAAACTCATTCCCAGTATTTTACAGGCCAAATAG
- a CDS encoding AtpZ/AtpI family protein, translating to MKKKQNRRLFKYKENQPWMENVQLVMQIGLTMVGCILFCFFIGYSIDKWLGVKGPLTIIFTLLGIVGGGVVVYRQIMEAIDTDNHDEKKNGSG from the coding sequence ATGAAAAAAAAACAGAACCGACGGCTTTTCAAATACAAAGAGAATCAGCCATGGATGGAAAACGTCCAGCTCGTCATGCAGATCGGGCTGACCATGGTGGGATGCATCCTGTTCTGTTTTTTTATCGGTTATTCGATAGATAAATGGCTGGGGGTCAAAGGGCCCCTCACTATTATTTTCACTTTACTGGGGATTGTCGGCGGAGGTGTGGTCGTCTATCGACAGATCATGGAAGCCATAGACACCGACAACCATGACGAAAAAAAGAATGGAAGCGGTTAG
- a CDS encoding ATP synthase subunit I: MTKKRMEAVRETEKHYCSIALGIAVIAAIICFMLAFKPIGKGLILGSLFSAANFILMGETLPMRIGRSRKKAAGISFLLILLRYVLMAIPLVLSIQMAQFHLAATIIGLFSVQLVIMSEHISRHIRMKTRKSQVF; this comes from the coding sequence ATGACGAAAAAAAGAATGGAAGCGGTTAGGGAAACAGAAAAGCACTACTGTTCGATTGCGCTTGGCATTGCCGTTATTGCCGCCATTATCTGCTTTATGCTGGCATTCAAACCCATTGGCAAGGGCCTGATCCTGGGCAGCCTTTTCAGCGCGGCCAATTTTATCCTCATGGGCGAGACCCTGCCCATGCGCATCGGCCGCAGCCGGAAAAAAGCGGCGGGCATATCTTTTTTATTAATTTTGCTGAGATATGTCTTGATGGCCATCCCTCTGGTCCTTTCCATTCAAATGGCTCAATTCCATCTGGCTGCCACAATTATCGGCCTCTTCAGCGTTCAACTGGTCATTATGTCCGAGCACATAAGCCGGCATATACGAATGAAAACCCGGAAATCTCAAGTCTTTTAA
- the atpB gene encoding F0F1 ATP synthase subunit A — translation MEDLGQIHQLIVPLFGHELTFNLEPIIQTWIVIIGLLIFGYLATRRKGIIPNRIQAVGEFFIDQFYGLTEEALDKELSRKYAPMITALFIFLLFCNWLGVLPHLGEPTSDLNTTLSMGVMGFVISHYAGIKKKGLKAYLKAYCEPLFFMMPLNIIGELSKVISISFRLFGNIMGGDIIVIVVTYLVFSLVLPPFLTAFFFIFIGAIQAFVFTMLTLVYIAVQVN, via the coding sequence ATGGAAGATTTAGGACAAATTCATCAACTTATCGTGCCACTTTTCGGCCATGAATTGACCTTTAACTTAGAGCCGATCATCCAGACCTGGATTGTCATCATCGGGCTGCTTATCTTCGGGTATCTGGCCACCCGGCGCAAAGGAATTATCCCCAACCGGATCCAGGCCGTTGGCGAATTTTTTATTGATCAGTTTTACGGTCTGACCGAGGAGGCGCTGGATAAGGAGTTGAGCCGTAAATACGCCCCCATGATTACGGCCCTTTTCATTTTCCTGCTGTTTTGTAACTGGCTGGGCGTGCTGCCGCACTTGGGCGAGCCCACCAGTGATTTAAACACCACCCTCAGCATGGGAGTTATGGGGTTTGTCATCTCTCATTACGCGGGCATTAAGAAAAAAGGGTTAAAAGCCTACCTGAAAGCTTACTGCGAACCCTTATTCTTTATGATGCCGCTCAACATTATCGGCGAACTGTCCAAAGTTATTTCCATCTCCTTCCGTCTGTTCGGCAACATCATGGGCGGCGATATTATCGTGATCGTGGTCACCTATCTGGTATTCAGCCTGGTGCTTCCTCCGTTTCTGACGGCATTTTTCTTTATCTTCATCGGTGCAATCCAAGCCTTTGTCTTTACAATGCTAACTTTGGTATACATTGCAGTGCAGGTTAATTAG
- the atpE gene encoding ATP synthase F0 subunit C, with product MTFDIDTWVQLAAFTGGGLAMGLGAIGAALGEGFTAGLANEGLSKRPEKSGEIFKNMLVGQAIAESAAIFALVIAVLLLFVNPGSSYLLKAPALLAAGLSMGIGACGSGLGSGFPAGEACRGIARQPRMGSNLTTNMLIGAAVCQTPAIFAMVVALLLIFSDFSHMPFYPAWAALLGAGLSTGLSAIGSGVGGGLAAGASCEGIARQPESLGNVTTTMLVGQAVSQTPAIFGLLISFILLFRPVAETTALSAAMAALGAGICMGFGGIGPGIGNGFTAREAIRWIARNLENTGGLTRTMLVGQAVSQSTAIYAMVISLVLIFVV from the coding sequence ATGACATTCGATATTGATACGTGGGTTCAATTAGCGGCTTTTACGGGCGGCGGGCTGGCCATGGGGCTCGGTGCGATAGGGGCCGCATTGGGAGAAGGGTTTACTGCTGGCTTAGCCAATGAAGGGTTGTCAAAGCGACCAGAAAAATCAGGGGAAATCTTCAAAAACATGCTGGTCGGTCAAGCCATCGCCGAATCAGCGGCAATATTTGCCTTGGTAATTGCTGTACTCCTGCTTTTTGTGAATCCAGGCAGTTCTTATTTACTGAAAGCCCCGGCGCTTTTGGCGGCCGGCTTAAGCATGGGAATTGGGGCCTGCGGGTCTGGGCTGGGCTCTGGATTTCCAGCTGGCGAAGCCTGCAGAGGTATAGCCCGCCAGCCACGGATGGGCAGCAATCTAACGACCAATATGCTCATCGGTGCCGCAGTCTGCCAGACGCCTGCTATTTTCGCTATGGTGGTTGCTTTGCTGCTCATATTTTCGGATTTTAGCCACATGCCCTTTTATCCGGCATGGGCAGCCCTTTTGGGGGCGGGCTTAAGTACCGGCTTGTCAGCCATCGGCTCCGGAGTTGGCGGTGGGTTGGCAGCGGGCGCCAGCTGTGAAGGTATTGCACGACAGCCGGAATCGCTGGGCAATGTGACCACAACAATGCTTGTGGGACAAGCGGTTTCCCAGACACCGGCAATTTTTGGCTTATTGATAAGCTTCATCCTGCTTTTCAGGCCCGTTGCCGAAACTACCGCCCTCAGTGCAGCCATGGCTGCCCTGGGGGCTGGCATTTGCATGGGATTTGGCGGCATTGGGCCGGGAATCGGCAATGGTTTTACGGCCAGGGAGGCAATCCGATGGATAGCCAGAAATTTAGAAAATACCGGCGGACTAACACGGACGATGCTTGTGGGACAGGCCGTCTCCCAGTCCACCGCAATTTATGCCATGGTTATAAGCTTGGTTTTGATTTTTGTTGTTTAA
- the atpE gene encoding ATP synthase F0 subunit C: MAIEGAELIKASAFLGAGLAMGLGAIGPGIGEGLVGSKACEAIGKNPGEAGLLTRTMLVGQAVSESTGIYALVIALLLLFVV, from the coding sequence ATGGCAATAGAAGGTGCAGAACTAATCAAGGCATCAGCGTTTCTGGGCGCAGGGCTGGCCATGGGGCTCGGAGCGATCGGCCCCGGGATCGGTGAAGGACTCGTAGGCTCCAAGGCTTGTGAGGCTATTGGCAAGAACCCGGGAGAGGCAGGCCTTTTGACCCGGACCATGCTTGTGGGACAGGCCGTTTCAGAATCCACTGGTATTTATGCGCTGGTCATCGCATTGCTTCTGCTTTTTGTTGTGTAA
- a CDS encoding polysaccharide biosynthesis/export family protein, with amino-acid sequence MNQNIFKPVTLLFILLAFIMVCAGCGKNKPAPEELSAKEYTSSQSEETDMLNTQLFASAKLNQDRSEYLLGPGDLLEIKVFEAEKLNTTVRISSRGNVSLPLLGEVSLDGLTAAEAEKMIEDKYMQTYIKDPHVSIFIKEHFIQQVTIVGEVKNPGTYDYSSRQRLLDAIALSGGLTDKAGNKIQVRRSAEQMEETGQTLVVDLFKLINEGKTNLNVKIRGGDMIYVPEAGSFFVDGAVRRPGKHHIRRPLSIREAVLAAGGFAPYADIGDLILIRETETGEKKEIEINLKKNPEDSDELTVKKNDIIMVNASFWGKIMHGSGINIGVPGFGVSYRNPSR; translated from the coding sequence ATGAATCAGAACATTTTTAAACCCGTCACACTTCTTTTCATCCTGCTCGCTTTTATCATGGTATGCGCCGGATGCGGCAAAAACAAGCCCGCGCCGGAGGAATTAAGCGCCAAGGAATATACTTCCAGCCAGTCCGAAGAAACAGATATGCTGAACACCCAGCTGTTTGCCTCGGCAAAACTCAACCAGGACCGCAGTGAATACCTCCTCGGTCCGGGGGATCTCCTTGAAATCAAGGTATTCGAAGCGGAAAAATTAAACACCACGGTGCGGATAAGCTCCAGGGGCAATGTCTCACTGCCCCTTCTCGGTGAAGTGTCACTGGATGGACTGACTGCCGCGGAAGCCGAAAAAATGATTGAGGACAAGTACATGCAGACCTATATTAAAGATCCGCATGTCAGCATCTTCATAAAGGAGCATTTCATACAGCAGGTTACCATCGTGGGAGAAGTCAAAAATCCCGGCACCTATGACTACAGCTCCAGACAGCGGCTCCTGGATGCCATTGCGCTATCCGGGGGATTAACCGACAAGGCGGGGAACAAAATCCAAGTGAGACGATCCGCTGAGCAGATGGAGGAAACCGGCCAAACGCTTGTTGTTGACCTTTTTAAATTGATAAACGAAGGCAAAACCAACCTGAACGTCAAAATCCGGGGCGGAGATATGATCTATGTGCCGGAAGCCGGCTCCTTTTTCGTGGACGGCGCCGTGCGCCGGCCTGGCAAACACCACATCCGCAGGCCGCTTTCCATAAGAGAGGCAGTCCTGGCTGCCGGTGGCTTTGCCCCCTACGCCGACATAGGGGATCTTATTCTGATTCGGGAAACCGAAACCGGTGAAAAAAAAGAGATAGAGATCAATCTTAAAAAAAATCCAGAAGATTCAGACGAACTGACTGTCAAAAAAAATGATATCATCATGGTAAACGCAAGCTTCTGGGGAAAAATCATGCACGGGTCCGGTATCAATATCGGTGTTCCCGGATTTGGTGTCAGCTACCGCAACCCGTCCCGCTGA
- a CDS encoding J domain-containing protein has protein sequence MSFPGKHSRRQRDDQATSIREYIRLAARANDTPRLIREIAENRRYLLYCAIMTSAEPSEDAEHGEIEKALAREAARQNCAYEKLQHKLGPVAVALGLSSGKKEGFQADYYNVLGISSGSSRDEIKKAYWHKARQTHPDTHEGEPENFINVRNAYEVLSDESLRRQYDISRKQSAGWSWSEDAARSQPEKGPAARIFNRQAVYFAGLILFLILLSILIDRGFQESSLKGGGQFFTEETAVPARKGAEQEAAEPARTEAAGREKAGVEPPERPSLDDPRPSPSDQQKPKEPRQNANVAFAAAMAEHSAQPDLKVFNRRYDKPQTVFPAVKASAADDEENAEKPVNEEPVKKSHEEMAALGASDREDAKAPPPPNPFTPFDSANMRKQLNAFLRDYCEAYESMNLDAFKRFFTDNAIENKEPFKKMIPQYRRNFNVLDAVDYRIRLKHFTCHLDERKVIMDGRFSLKWRKPENQNWHEYEGRITMSLVPQQTSYLIRKLSYRFDEE, from the coding sequence ATGAGCTTTCCGGGAAAACACAGCCGACGGCAGAGGGATGACCAGGCGACGTCAATTCGGGAATATATCCGCCTTGCCGCCAGGGCCAATGATACACCCCGGCTGATCCGGGAAATTGCGGAAAATCGGCGATATCTCCTATACTGCGCAATCATGACCTCGGCAGAGCCGAGTGAAGATGCGGAACACGGGGAAATCGAAAAGGCCCTGGCAAGGGAGGCGGCCAGGCAGAATTGTGCCTATGAGAAGCTTCAGCATAAACTGGGCCCCGTGGCGGTCGCCCTCGGGCTTTCATCCGGCAAAAAGGAGGGGTTTCAGGCTGATTATTATAATGTGCTGGGTATTTCTTCGGGTTCGAGCCGCGATGAAATCAAAAAAGCCTATTGGCACAAAGCCCGCCAAACGCATCCGGATACGCATGAGGGGGAGCCGGAAAATTTTATCAATGTCCGGAATGCCTATGAGGTGCTGTCTGATGAGTCCCTGCGCCGGCAGTATGATATCAGTCGAAAGCAGTCAGCCGGCTGGTCCTGGTCTGAGGATGCGGCCAGGTCCCAACCCGAAAAAGGTCCTGCCGCCCGGATTTTTAACCGCCAGGCTGTTTATTTTGCCGGGCTCATCTTGTTTCTCATTCTTTTGAGCATTTTAATTGACCGTGGCTTCCAGGAGTCCTCACTTAAGGGCGGCGGCCAATTCTTTACCGAGGAAACAGCGGTGCCTGCTCGAAAGGGGGCTGAGCAAGAGGCGGCCGAACCGGCTCGAACAGAAGCGGCAGGCCGTGAAAAAGCAGGTGTGGAGCCGCCAGAGAGGCCTTCGCTTGATGATCCCCGGCCTTCGCCTTCGGATCAGCAGAAGCCCAAAGAGCCGCGGCAGAACGCGAATGTTGCATTTGCCGCAGCAATGGCGGAACACTCGGCCCAGCCGGATTTAAAGGTTTTTAACCGCAGATATGACAAGCCGCAGACTGTTTTCCCCGCGGTAAAAGCCTCGGCCGCAGATGATGAAGAAAATGCTGAAAAGCCGGTGAACGAGGAACCGGTTAAGAAATCCCATGAAGAGATGGCGGCTTTAGGCGCGTCCGACCGGGAAGACGCTAAGGCCCCCCCCCCGCCAAATCCGTTTACCCCTTTTGACTCCGCGAACATGAGAAAGCAGTTGAATGCCTTTTTGCGCGATTACTGCGAGGCTTATGAAAGCATGAACCTGGACGCATTTAAAAGGTTTTTCACTGACAACGCGATTGAAAACAAAGAGCCTTTTAAAAAAATGATTCCGCAGTACCGCCGGAATTTCAATGTGTTGGATGCCGTGGATTACCGGATAAGGCTTAAGCATTTTACCTGCCATCTGGATGAAAGAAAAGTCATAATGGACGGCCGGTTTTCCTTGAAATGGCGGAAGCCGGAAAATCAGAACTGGCATGAATACGAGGGCAGGATAACGATGTCGCTGGTGCCGCAGCAAACGTCGTATTTGATCAGGAAGCTGTCTTACAGGTTTGATGAAGAATAG
- a CDS encoding polysaccharide biosynthesis tyrosine autokinase, producing MPKNGNFGDIIEYSGNQNLPAAEYRDAIPDYDDEEINIRDYIDVVFRRKWLLLFVLLVVFTTSLISTLSQNKIYRASGTLQVSPTTQKVTKFDDVVEENLNSKAYISTQVALLKSDVVAARALENLDIASYLKQSEKKKNGKIFQQVKSFIKSLLPFGTTNAAENPENKISKAIDEKKYIGFFKNHLSVSTQKNSTMISISFGSTSREFSRNAVNVVMEEFVDWKMDQKLKSSRKAREYLMKQIEQAKINLENAEEQQNKFARQAGIVSMDSRLNSVFKQLEDINNALSEAETALIQKKARYEQAMKGGRESLPKVLESELIGNLKSQYAELQSEYDHLEETFHAEYPDVKQIRSRMRSLEERIQNEIQVIIDSIENEYLAAQSRVEALKEKMEERKQEALALNQRATQYKIMEREVETNKAIYQSLLERAKEIESMAGVSPTNIQVVDKASLPIFPAKPDVKRNLLLAIVLGLIGGIGAAFVMEYFADTITNPDQITDRFQLPILGVIPLVKESNEYPVEKTFINNPRSAMSEAFRTSKVSIQLSGSDANARCIAITSTAPGEGKTTIAANMAQTFAGAGEKVVLIDADLRKPRLNKVFQKASVANDGNGLSSFLAGVINNRFIAKTSVDNLYLIPSGPIPPNPVELLASNRFSMLLKKLSERFDRIILDAPPHQGFADVLVLSRKVGGLILVSSIGETTRDGLRHFKKGMQNVQGNILGCVVNKVNLDQRYGYRSYYKYYRAYYYDYGDQKEKKT from the coding sequence ATGCCGAAAAATGGAAACTTTGGAGACATCATCGAATATTCGGGCAATCAGAATCTGCCGGCTGCCGAGTACCGGGACGCGATTCCCGATTATGATGACGAGGAAATAAACATCAGGGACTACATTGACGTGGTCTTCCGGCGTAAATGGCTGCTGCTGTTTGTGCTGCTGGTTGTTTTTACCACTTCTTTGATTTCTACATTGTCTCAAAATAAGATTTACAGGGCTTCTGGCACGCTCCAGGTGAGTCCGACCACCCAGAAGGTGACCAAGTTCGATGATGTGGTGGAGGAAAACCTGAACTCCAAGGCTTACATTTCGACGCAGGTGGCATTGCTTAAAAGCGATGTGGTGGCCGCCCGCGCGCTTGAAAACCTGGATATAGCCAGCTACTTAAAACAATCTGAAAAGAAGAAGAATGGAAAGATTTTTCAGCAAGTAAAATCATTTATCAAGTCGCTGCTTCCGTTCGGCACCACCAATGCCGCGGAGAACCCCGAAAATAAAATTTCAAAAGCCATAGACGAAAAGAAGTATATAGGTTTTTTTAAAAACCATCTCAGTGTCTCGACCCAGAAGAATTCCACGATGATAAGCATTTCTTTTGGATCCACCAGTCGGGAGTTCTCCCGCAACGCGGTAAACGTTGTGATGGAGGAGTTTGTTGACTGGAAGATGGACCAGAAGCTCAAATCCTCCAGAAAAGCGCGCGAATATTTGATGAAGCAGATCGAGCAGGCCAAAATAAACCTTGAAAATGCGGAGGAGCAGCAGAATAAATTCGCCCGCCAGGCGGGGATTGTGTCCATGGATTCACGTCTGAACAGCGTATTTAAGCAGCTGGAAGACATCAATAATGCGTTGAGCGAGGCCGAAACGGCGCTTATCCAAAAAAAGGCCAGGTATGAGCAGGCCATGAAAGGCGGGCGGGAAAGTCTGCCTAAGGTACTCGAAAGTGAATTGATCGGAAATTTAAAATCCCAGTATGCCGAACTGCAGTCCGAGTATGACCATCTTGAAGAGACATTTCACGCCGAGTATCCGGATGTCAAACAAATCAGAAGCCGGATGAGAAGCCTCGAGGAGCGGATACAAAACGAAATTCAGGTTATCATCGACTCGATTGAAAATGAGTACCTGGCGGCCCAAAGCCGGGTTGAAGCGCTGAAGGAAAAAATGGAGGAGAGAAAGCAGGAGGCGCTGGCGCTCAACCAGCGGGCTACCCAATATAAGATCATGGAGCGCGAGGTTGAGACCAACAAGGCCATTTACCAGAGCCTTTTAGAGCGCGCCAAGGAGATCGAATCCATGGCCGGGGTGTCGCCGACCAACATTCAGGTTGTGGACAAGGCGTCGCTGCCGATTTTTCCGGCCAAGCCGGATGTTAAAAGAAATCTTCTGCTGGCCATCGTGCTGGGCCTGATAGGCGGTATCGGCGCGGCCTTTGTGATGGAGTATTTTGCGGACACGATCACCAATCCGGACCAGATTACCGACCGCTTTCAGCTCCCCATACTTGGTGTTATTCCATTGGTAAAAGAGAGCAATGAGTATCCGGTGGAAAAGACTTTTATCAACAATCCCCGGTCCGCAATGTCTGAAGCGTTTCGCACATCCAAGGTGTCGATTCAGCTTTCCGGCTCGGATGCCAATGCCAGATGCATTGCCATTACAAGCACGGCCCCCGGCGAAGGTAAGACGACGATTGCCGCTAATATGGCGCAGACATTTGCCGGCGCCGGAGAAAAAGTTGTCCTTATTGACGCGGACCTTCGGAAACCGAGGCTTAATAAGGTTTTCCAAAAGGCGTCGGTTGCCAACGACGGCAACGGGCTTTCGAGTTTCCTGGCCGGGGTGATCAACAATAGGTTTATCGCTAAAACCAGCGTGGACAACCTTTATTTGATTCCTTCCGGTCCGATTCCGCCGAACCCGGTGGAACTCCTGGCCTCGAATCGGTTTTCCATGTTGCTCAAAAAATTGTCCGAACGCTTTGACCGGATCATTCTGGATGCACCGCCGCATCAGGGATTTGCCGATGTGCTGGTGTTATCACGCAAGGTGGGCGGATTGATTCTGGTTTCCTCCATCGGGGAGACTACCCGCGACGGACTTCGCCATTTTAAGAAGGGCATGCAGAATGTGCAGGGCAACATCTTAGGCTGTGTCGTCAACAAGGTAAACCTGGATCAGAGATACGGATACCGCTCCTATTATAAATACTACCGGGCTTATTATTATGATTATGGGGATCAGAAGGAGAAAAAAACGTGA